Proteins encoded by one window of Crassostrea angulata isolate pt1a10 chromosome 9, ASM2561291v2, whole genome shotgun sequence:
- the LOC128162325 gene encoding putative nuclease HARBI1 — protein MAARLLFDLNFGRRHKKQRVYRHFKLCRPTLRSLSLSAINQVEIALRYFATGDNMKTVVDTLGFHKSSVSRSVHDVSQALTDVSPKFIKWPSTTREKMAIKKGFYGIAGFPAVIGAVDGTHVRIIAPSEHESVYVNCKGFHSINTQAICDHEGRFTNTVGKWPGSNHDSFIFRGSNVGTDLEVHHRGIDVDGVLLGDSGYACGRYLVTPFLRPVNQAQQNYNAAHTRTRAVIERCFGWWKRRFMALHGEIKVKPERVSKIIVACAVLHNIALDRKETMAEDDNGIACDEEDLGGVAVQPRNDNIRQFIVDNYF, from the exons ATGGCTGCTAGGTTGTTGTTTGACCTAAACTTTGGCAGACGACACAAGAAACAGCGAGTTTACAGACATTTCA AGTTATGCCGCCCCACCCTGAGGAGTCTTTCCCTGTCCGCTATAAACCAAGTAGAAATCGCTTTAAGGTACTTTGCCACAGGTGATAATATGAAAACTGTGGTTGATACCCTTGGTTTTCACAAGTCAAGTGTATCAAGAAGTGTGCACGATGTTTCGCAGGCCTTGACTGATGTTTCTCCCAAGTTCATTAAGTGGCCCTCTACCACCAGGGAAAAGATGGCCATCAAGAAGGGGTTCTATGGTATTGCTGGATTTCCCGCTGTAATCGGCGCGGTTGATGGCACTCATGTCAGAATTATTGCCCCTTCTGAGCATGAATCAGTTTATGTAAACTGCAAAGGATTCCATTCAATCAACACCCAGGCCATCTGTGATCATGAAG GCCGTTTCACCAACACAGTTGGCAAGTGGCCAGGGTCAAACCATGATTCTTTCATTTTCCGAGGATCCAATGTTGGAACCGACCTTGAGGTACATCACAGAGGGATTGATGTTGATGGGGTTTTACTGGGCGACAGCGGCTACGCCTGTGGACGATACCTCGTCACTCCCTTCTTACGACCAGTAAATCA AGCTCAACAAAACTACAATGCAGCTCATACAAGAACAAGGGCAGTAATTGAACGCTGTTTTGGATGGTGGAAAAGACGCTTTATGGCTTTACATGGAGAAATTAAggt TAAACCTGAGAGAGTATCCAAAATCATAGTGGCTTGTGCTGTATTGCATAATATAGCTTTGGACAGAAAAGAAACAATGGCTGAAGATGATAATGGCATTGCTTGTGATGAAGAAGACTTGGGAGGAGTCGCTGTTCAGCCTAGAAATGATAACATTCGCCAGTTCATCGTTGATAACTACTTTTAA